ATACCGTGCAGCGGTCAGTTCGCTGCTCACGGCAAGATCGTCAAGAAAACGCCTCTTCAGCTCGGCCGCAACAGCCGCATCGTAGAAGAAGGCGTTCGCCTCGAAGTTCAGGCGGAAGCTGCGCACGTCCCAGTTCGCGCTCCCGACGGAGCCCGCTTTTCCGTCCACCACGATGGTCTTGGCGTGGATGAAGCCGTTGTCGTAGGTGTAGACCTTGACGCCGCTGTCGAGCAGGTCGGCGGCAAAGGAGAGGCTCGCCCAGTAGACGAAGGGATGATCGGGCTTGCAGGGGATCATCAGGCGGACATCGACGCCGGAGAGCGCTGCGATGCGCAGGGCATCCGAGATGCTCTCATCCGGGATGAAGTAGGGGGTCTGGACGTAGACGGACTCCCGGGCAGAGTTGATCAGCTTGATATAGCCCTCCTTTATCGGGTTCCAGCGTGTGTCCGGTCCGCCGGAGACGATCTGGACAGCCGTTCTGCCATTCCCCTCCAACCCGGGAAAGTAGACCGGGTCGGCGACCAGATATTCCCTGGTCGTGAAGTGCCAGTCGAGGAAGAAGCGGAGCTGCAGCAGGCTCACGGCCCGTCCCGTGATCTTCACGGCGGTGTCCCGCCAGTAGCCGAGAGGGCCTTTTCCCAGGTACTCGTCCCCGATGTTGAACCCCCCGATGAAGCCCGCTTTTCCGTCCATGACCGCGATCTTGCGGTGGTTGCGGTAGTTGAAGCGGTAGATCGAGGGGAAGAAGACGCCGATCTGTCCGCCGGCATCTGTCAGTTCATGGAAGGCCTGCTTCGATCCTTTGCCTGCACGCGTTCCCACGGCGTCGAAGAGCAGGCGGACCGCGAGACCCTCTCTTGCTTTTTCAGCAAGAGCGTGCACGACCTCCCGCCCGAGTTCGTCGTTGTTGACGATGAAGTACTCCAGGTGGATGTGGTGGCGTGCGTTGCGGATTGCGTCGAACAGGGCCGTAAACTTCTCTTTTCCATCCGTATAGATCTCGATCCTGTTGTCTTCTGTCACGAATGCACGGTTGTTCTGGAGAAGCGCGAAGATTGCGTCACGGTACTGTTCCGCTTCCGGGTTCGAGAACCGGAACTGCCCCTCGAGCAACTTGCGGTGCTGCTCCTCGAAGATCGATTTCAGTCGGGCGTCATCCTTCTCCTTGACGGTGAACAACCGCTGCCGGGTGTAGTTCTGTCCGAAGAAGAGGTAGAACAAAAATCCGAGGATGGGGAGAAAGAAGAGCGCCAGGAGCCAGGCCATCGCCGAAGTCGGGTTCTTCCGTTCGAAGAAGACAATACTGATGGCGGCCAGGACATTGAGTACCAGGACGATTCCCAAGATGAACTCCAGCTCCACCATATCCATGACCCCGGTGTCATAACCGATCGCCGAATGCCCGCTGAAACATCGGCCCGTCTCTGTGGACCCTCCTATTCCTCCTGGCATATATTATTGTATTGGTTCCGGGACTGGCACTCGAGTGCATGTATCAGTCGCCGCAATCTTTATACAGGCATCTGGAATACAGCCCTGAACCGAAAACGATGATTCTATCTGCCCCTGCCCCAGCGGATCCCCTCGCAGGCCATGCACGGCAGATCGTAGGAAAGGAGAACGGCTATAAATCAGACATCGCACCGGACAACAATACACCATGTTCGATGGGCCCGGCCTTCGGTCTCCAGGAGCCGATGTCACCCGACGCCTGTGCGGCGGAGGGGGTGTAGGGCTCATGGTCGATATCGCATCCTTTCAGGTGTTTCTCGAGACGGTCGGCATCCTTGCCGCGCTGATCTTCGTGATCTCGAACATGCTGTCGATGGGGTTCTCCCTCACGGTGTCGCAGATCATCGCCCCTCTGCGGAACACGCGCCTGGTGGTCCTCGCGCTCGTGGCCAATTTCATCCTCGTCCCGATCCTGGCCGTGGTGCTCGTCGCTATCTTCCCGCTCCCGGAGGGCCTGGCAATCGGCCTGATCCTCGTCGGCACCGCCGCCGGCGCCCCCTTCCTCCCCCGGCTCGCCCGGGCGGCGAAGGGCGACATGGCCTTCTCTGTCGGGCTGATGGTCCTCCTGATGGGAGTCACCATACTCTACGTCCCTATCGTCCTGCCTCTGCTGATCAGAGGAGTAACTGTCAATCCCCTGGATATCGCCCAGTCTCTCGTTCTGTTGCTGCTGTTTCCGCTCGCTGTTGCGCTCGTCGTCCGGGCACGCTACGAGGAGGCGGCACTGGGCCTGCTGCCCATCGCCTCGCAGGCGGCCAACCTGTCCCTGCTCGCGCTGCTCGTGGCATTCTTCGTGGCGTACTTCGGTGAGCTCGGCGATGTCATCGGCACCACCGCGATCCTGGCGGCTATTATCTTCCTGCTCGGCTCCTTTGTATTCGGTTACCTCCTCGGCGGTCCCGGCGGCGCCACGAGACGGGTGCTTGCCGTCGGGACCGCCCAGCGGAACCTCTCGGCCGCGATAGCAATATCAGCGCTGAATTTCACGGACCCGGACGTCCTCACCATGGTCCTCGCGGTGGCGCTGGCCGGTCTTGTGCTGCTGATGATCCTCGCGGGAGAACTGGGCAAGCTGGCCGAGATGCCGACTGGCAGAGCTCCGGAGCGTCCGTCGGCGGTACCAGGGAGTCGGCAGAAACAATGCCCCGGTTCGGATCCTCGACGTGCATCCCCCCATCCGCACGGGAAGTCGGGGGTCCATCTCCTGCCGCCGAAGGTGCAACCTGATCCTCCACGGAGTCGCTCATGGCTGGTCCGCACATTATCTTTGGCATATTCCTCTTCTTCGCCTTGTCTCGTATCGCCGAGAAGGCGCAGAGAGATATCTGAAGGGGGCTCAAAGATTATACCATTGCCATTGTCTCATTCTGCCAGCTGAACGAGTTTTACAGGAACATTTTTATAGTTCATGGAGGATATTGCGCGACCCGTTTTCCGCGTGCAGAGTTCTGAACAGGGGGAAAGAGAGCATCAATGCCCGACAACCCGTCGGGCAGCCGGGTGCCCCGACACCACCAACGACACCCTGCCGGGCGGGCGAGATTTATGAGGAGGAATACGGAAAATGGCAGAAGTGATGTACGGACCGATGCAGCTCATACTTATTGGATTTGAGAATCCCGACTTCCACGGCCAGATTCGCCGCGAACTCGAATCCGTGATGGAGAGCGGAGCCATCCGGCTTATCGATATGCGGTTCGTGTACAAGGATAAAGACGGAAACGTCACGGGCATGGAGGCCTCGCAGCTCAGCGATGAGGAGAGAATGCGCTTTGGGGCCGCCATCGGCGGGCTCATCGGGCTGGGCGCCGGCGGCAGAGAGGGTGCACGGGCCGGCATGGAGAGAGGAGCCGAAGCCGCCGCGCAGCGGACCTTCGGGATGACCGAGGACGATGTGCGGAGGATCGCCGACGAAATACCGAACGATACCGCCGCTGCGCTCTTCCTGATCGAGCACCTCTGGGCAAAGAACCTCAAACAGGCGCTCCGGGATGCGGGAGGATCCCTGATCGCCACCGGCATGGTCACGCCCGAGGCGCTTATGGCGA
This genomic interval from Methanomicrobiales archaeon contains the following:
- the cls gene encoding cardiolipin synthase, with protein sequence MDMVELEFILGIVLVLNVLAAISIVFFERKNPTSAMAWLLALFFLPILGFLFYLFFGQNYTRQRLFTVKEKDDARLKSIFEEQHRKLLEGQFRFSNPEAEQYRDAIFALLQNNRAFVTEDNRIEIYTDGKEKFTALFDAIRNARHHIHLEYFIVNNDELGREVVHALAEKAREGLAVRLLFDAVGTRAGKGSKQAFHELTDAGGQIGVFFPSIYRFNYRNHRKIAVMDGKAGFIGGFNIGDEYLGKGPLGYWRDTAVKITGRAVSLLQLRFFLDWHFTTREYLVADPVYFPGLEGNGRTAVQIVSGGPDTRWNPIKEGYIKLINSARESVYVQTPYFIPDESISDALRIAALSGVDVRLMIPCKPDHPFVYWASLSFAADLLDSGVKVYTYDNGFIHAKTIVVDGKAGSVGSANWDVRSFRLNFEANAFFYDAAVAAELKRRFLDDLAVSSELTAARYAERSRWIRIKESVSRLFSPLG
- a CDS encoding bile acid:sodium symporter — protein: MVDIASFQVFLETVGILAALIFVISNMLSMGFSLTVSQIIAPLRNTRLVVLALVANFILVPILAVVLVAIFPLPEGLAIGLILVGTAAGAPFLPRLARAAKGDMAFSVGLMVLLMGVTILYVPIVLPLLIRGVTVNPLDIAQSLVLLLLFPLAVALVVRARYEEAALGLLPIASQAANLSLLALLVAFFVAYFGELGDVIGTTAILAAIIFLLGSFVFGYLLGGPGGATRRVLAVGTAQRNLSAAIAISALNFTDPDVLTMVLAVALAGLVLLMILAGELGKLAEMPTGRAPERPSAVPGSRQKQCPGSDPRRASPHPHGKSGVHLLPPKVQPDPPRSRSWLVRTLSLAYSSSSPCLVSPRRRREISEGGSKIIPLPLSHSAS
- a CDS encoding DUF1269 domain-containing protein, which gives rise to MAEVMYGPMQLILIGFENPDFHGQIRRELESVMESGAIRLIDMRFVYKDKDGNVTGMEASQLSDEERMRFGAAIGGLIGLGAGGREGARAGMERGAEAAAQRTFGMTEDDVRRIADEIPNDTAAALFLIEHLWAKNLKQALRDAGGSLIATGMVTPEALMAIGAELRMAVEAAERGAPAAEAR